The Candidatus Thorarchaeota archaeon genome contains the following window.
CCGCCACCCCCTACCGCATAGACAACGAACCCATTGTCCACAAGCGACTGTATTGCTGGCAGCTCGATGATCTCCTGAGGCTTGGGCGAAGGTACCACTCTCCGCCAGCCGCATCCGGCATCCTCTTTGACGGTCCATCCCTCCTCCTTGGCGCGTCGTTTCGCCTCTTTCTCATCTAGGAAGCTGCCGATTGGCTTGTCGGGATTCTGGAATGCAGGGTCATCTCTACTGACGCGTACTTGGGTGACCACCCCCACCACATCCTTGTCAACTCCCCTCCTCCGGAACTCGTTATGGAGCGCCTGTTCAATCATATATCCTATGGCACCTTGTGTGTCAGCGCCGCAGACATCCATGGGCACCTCGTGAAGTTCGTGTCTGGCCAGCTCGGACCTTCTGAGAATGAAGCCAACCTGCGGTCCGTTGCCGGAAGTGATTACTACCTCGTAGTCCTTCTCTACCATGTCCGCGATGTGTACGCACGTCTCGGCGAGCGCCCTGTACTGGTCCGGCACAGTCTGTCTGCTCTTGTCCTTTATCAGAGAGTTGCCACCGATTGCCACAACGACCCTGTTGTTCATTCGAATCACCTGAAGAGGCCTCTTCGGTGCTATTGATGGCCAGTTAAAACCGTCGGTTGTCCTTTGACCAAGTCTGCTCATAGCTTCGGTCATCACAAGTCGACTGGTCTCACGGCTAGCCGTCAGCCATAGAACACCAGCTTCACGATGTCAGAGGCGGAGACAAAATCATCCTGCGAAGGTGCTTCATTGAGCAGTTCTTCACCATAGACCAACTGGAACTTCTCTACAAACTCGCTGACCATGTCGAGCAACACTCTGTAGGGCTTCCTCGATATGAGTACTGCATCGAAGTTGTGCCCATGTGAGAACAATATGTGATAGTCGCCAACTGAGAGGGCATTGAGGCCAGTGGCGCTCTGCGTTATCTCCTTGAACAGTTCGCCAACTCCTGCGATTCCCGCTGCGGTCAGGTTTTCATCAACTTCAACGGTGGTCTTGAACTTGTGATGGAACAGGAGGTACCCTCCTGCCCGTATCACATACAGCTCAAGCATCTGGTCCGCCCAGTCGAGCTCGTCAAGGGCGGGTGAACCCAGGATTGCCAGTCCCATCAAGACAAGACCGGTGACCAGCAGGAACGCGCCTCCAACGTACACGCTCTCTCCCAGAGTGGCATACACGAAGTCGCTTCTTCCGAGGTAGCCGATGAATCCGACGAGAAAACCAGCGAGGATGAGGCGAATGCTGGACCGCACACGCCCTGTGGTCGAGGTGACGTAGTAATGGAAGAACAGGGCAAGCACTGCGAATGCAGTCATACTGGCTGCGAGTGCAAGGACCCAGAGGAGTTCTCGCGGCGCGCCTGCGGTGGCGAGGATGATGGCAAGTCCCACCGCTGTAAAGGAGTGCCGGGTATGATACGGCAGGATCTTCTCCAGTGCAAAAAAGAAACCCAAGAGCGCAGTCATCATCGCAAGGTACCCGACCTTTATCCAGACAAGGGTCATAGGATCTGTCAGGAAATAGAAGTCGCTCATGACGAATGAGAACGAGTTCACGGCCATGCCAGCCATGAAGACAGACCATGCGAGGCGTACGTCGACGAGCTTTCTCAGTGGACCGCGATACCAGTCCGCAAGTAGTATTGCGCTAAACAGGAGTGTATAGAACACCACCGCTGAATCAGTGACAAGAATCAGATCCCTTACCAGACCGGGCGTAGGGAATGGAGGCACCACTATCACCCTTGTTTCTGTCTTCTCCTGATGTCCTCACCACTCTCG
Protein-coding sequences here:
- a CDS encoding carbamate kinase, with the protein product MNNRVVVAIGGNSLIKDKSRQTVPDQYRALAETCVHIADMVEKDYEVVITSGNGPQVGFILRRSELARHELHEVPMDVCGADTQGAIGYMIEQALHNEFRRRGVDKDVVGVVTQVRVSRDDPAFQNPDKPIGSFLDEKEAKRRAKEEGWTVKEDAGCGWRRVVPSPKPQEIIELPAIQSLVDNGFVVYAVGGGG